AAAAAAGGGGCGGAGGTCTTGCAAGTGGCGGCCCCCAACGGCCGGATCAACATTAAGGAGCTGCTCAAGAAGCTGGGGGAAATGAAGATCACCAGTTTGCTGGTCGAAGGCGGCGGCGAGGTCAATTCGTCGTTCATTGCGGCCAACGCGATCGACAAAGCGTACTTTATCATCGCGCCCAAGATCTTCGGCGGCCGCGATGCCAAAACTCCGGTCGAAGGCGAGGGGATCGCCCTGCCGAACCAGGCCAAATGGCTGAAGAACGTGTACGTCGACCGGCTGGAGAACGATATCCTCATTTCCGGTCACTTCTGATGTGTTACGCTATCCCCGGCAAGGTTACGGCCATCGACGGCAAGAAAGTCACAGTCGATTATTTTGGCGAGAAGAAAACCGCCATCAATGAGATTGTCAGCCTGAAGGTCGGCGATTATATCTACGCTCAGGGCGGCTACGTCATCCAGACGGTCCCCGAAAAAGAGGCGATCGAGACCCTGGAAACGTGGAAAGAGCTCTTCTTTGAGCTCCGGGAGACCGACGTCAAACTTTCGCGCAAGCCGTCCGAGCTCGGCGTCGACCAAAGCTTTTCCCTGATCATCGATAAGGCGTCGGAAGGACGCGAACTGAGCCGCGACGAGCTGTTACGCTTATTAAAGAGCGAAAACCCGGCCGAGCTCGAACTCCTTTATAAAACCGCCAACTTTCTCCGCCAGAAATACCTGTCCAACTCCTGCTGCGTCCACGGGATCATCGAGTTTTCCAATTACTGCCGGAACGACTGCGTTTATTGCGGGATCAGGCAAAGCAACGCCGACTTAAAGCGCTACCGGATGACGGAAGAGGAGATACTGGCGGCGGCGGCCGAAGCGATCGACCAACACGGCTTCAAGGCGTTGGTCCTGCAATCAGGCGAAGACCCGGAATTTCCGGTCGAACGGGTCGCCAAATTGGTCAAAGCGATCAAAGCCCGTCATGCCGTCTTGATCTTTGTCTCGGTCGGGGAGGTCGGTAAGCCGGGCCTAAAGCTGCTTTGGGAAGCGGGGGCGCGGGGAATATTGATGCGTTTTGAGACGAGCGATCCCAAGCTATACGCTAAACTGCATTGCGGCGATAAACTGGAAGAGCGGCTGGCAGAACTGCGCGAAGCCTATCGCCTCGGGTTCCTGGTGATCGCCGGCGGGCTGATCGGTTTGCCCGGCCAAACGGCCGAAAGCCTGCTGAACGATATCCGCCTGACCAAGGAATTGAACGCCGAAATGTACACGTTCGGCCCGGTCCTGCCGGACGGCCCGCCGACCGACCTGGTCCTGAAAGTTTTGGCCGTCAGCCGGATCGTCGACCCGGTCAACGCCAAGATCGTCGTAACGACCGGTTTTGAAACGCTCGACCCGGAGGCGAGGAGGAAAGGGCTGCTGGCCGGCGCGAATTCGGTGATGCTCAACGTCACCCCTTTTAAGTACCGCAAGCTCTACGACATCTACCCGAACCGGGCGCATGTCACGGAAACGATCGGGGAACAGATCAAGGCCACGCTGGAACTGCTTTATTCCCTGGGCCGCGCCCCGACCGACCTCGGCCTTTAAGCCCCGCTTGACAGCAACCGCGCCAAATAGTATCATTGTGAATAGTATCACAAATGAAAATACCGGAAAAAACCATCTCGCGCCTCTCGCTTTACTACCGCAACCTGCACTTTTTGTCGCAGCAGGGGACCTACGCGATCTCGTCCAAATCGCTGGCTTCGATGGTCGGCCTGAAAGCCGACCAGGTCAGAAAGGACCTTTCTTACTTCGGTTCGTTCGGCAAGACCGGGTTCGGCTATAACGTTTCGGAGCTGAAGAACGCGCTGGCCAGGATCCTCGGCTTGGAGCAGGGGAGGAAAGTGGCGATCGTCGGCATGGGGAACCTGGGCCTGGCACTGGTCGGCTATAAAGGCTTTGAGGTCCTGGGCTTTAAGATCCTGGCGGTATTTGATAATTCTTCAAATAAGATAGGGAAAAAGTACAGGGGACGCCCTTGCTATAATATCAGCGAATTCAAGCAAATTGCCGCTCGGGAGGGGATCGAGATGGTGATCCTGACCGTGCCGGCCGAAGTGGTCCATGAAGTGACCGGCACGATCGTCGCCGCCGGGGTCAAGGCGATCCTCAATTTTACGCCAGTCCACCTGAACGTTCCCCGGGCCGTGCACGTGACCAACGTTGACCTGGCCACGGAGCTGAAAAGCCTGTCCTACTTCGTTTTCGGCCAAAAAAGCGCCGCCCGCAACCCTTGACAACCGGCCGCCGGATGCCGTAAAATAGAGGTGAGCGGTCAATTGTGAAGAACATCACAAACCTGCCTAATTCACATGCAAAGCTATTTTATTACGCCGGTCGAGTTTGAGGGCTTCATTGCCAAGCTGCTAACGGAAGGTACGGTCATCGCCCCGACGCTGGTCGCGGGCCGCAATATCCTGCAGGAAGTGACCCCGGAGACCATCAAGGCCG
This window of the Candidatus Margulisiibacteriota bacterium genome carries:
- a CDS encoding radical SAM protein; amino-acid sequence: MCYAIPGKVTAIDGKKVTVDYFGEKKTAINEIVSLKVGDYIYAQGGYVIQTVPEKEAIETLETWKELFFELRETDVKLSRKPSELGVDQSFSLIIDKASEGRELSRDELLRLLKSENPAELELLYKTANFLRQKYLSNSCCVHGIIEFSNYCRNDCVYCGIRQSNADLKRYRMTEEEILAAAAEAIDQHGFKALVLQSGEDPEFPVERVAKLVKAIKARHAVLIFVSVGEVGKPGLKLLWEAGARGILMRFETSDPKLYAKLHCGDKLEERLAELREAYRLGFLVIAGGLIGLPGQTAESLLNDIRLTKELNAEMYTFGPVLPDGPPTDLVLKVLAVSRIVDPVNAKIVVTTGFETLDPEARRKGLLAGANSVMLNVTPFKYRKLYDIYPNRAHVTETIGEQIKATLELLYSLGRAPTDLGL
- a CDS encoding redox-sensing transcriptional repressor Rex, which codes for MKIPEKTISRLSLYYRNLHFLSQQGTYAISSKSLASMVGLKADQVRKDLSYFGSFGKTGFGYNVSELKNALARILGLEQGRKVAIVGMGNLGLALVGYKGFEVLGFKILAVFDNSSNKIGKKYRGRPCYNISEFKQIAAREGIEMVILTVPAEVVHEVTGTIVAAGVKAILNFTPVHLNVPRAVHVTNVDLATELKSLSYFVFGQKSAARNP